A stretch of the Mycobacteroides immunogenum genome encodes the following:
- a CDS encoding MFS transporter, whose translation MLPRPHTMPLPSRVERDRWLALSVACLVEMLLVINSSIVAAALPATQAALRFSNSDRQWLITAYVLTLGGLLLLGGRVADMVGLRRALVIGLAGFAIASFVGGSATNFGELVASRIAQGVFGALLAPAAMSLVVNSFRETTEERHAFGIFGAVIGAASTAGLLVGGVLTQLLTWRWVMYVSVLMTMLALAGTLIFVRRYPAGQRRQLDLLGSLTVTVGLFAIVFGFSRAEIRGWTAGITMTSFAIGLILIGVFVRHQRHSKNPLLPLHVVFDRTRGAAFLAMFFASAGLFGVVLSLLYYLQRCLHLAPLWAGVAFLPFSATVVVASTFGNSFMLPRLNARTVLIVGGVTAAFGLLILSHIDSHADYYTAILPGLVIGGLGKGLIFGASTHGAASGIHPEESGIASATVNVMHHVGGSMGAALLSSVVASTATFFLARHASSDQAAAAGYSAAFWVSAASCLAAAAIALIVSPTRPKTTEPDLSESYCATIH comes from the coding sequence CTCAGGCCGCGCTACGGTTCAGCAACAGCGATCGACAATGGCTGATCACGGCATACGTGCTGACCCTGGGCGGCCTACTGCTGTTGGGCGGTCGGGTCGCCGACATGGTGGGGTTGCGGCGCGCGCTTGTCATCGGACTCGCCGGCTTCGCCATCGCGTCCTTCGTCGGCGGCTCGGCCACCAACTTCGGCGAGCTGGTGGCATCGCGAATCGCGCAGGGTGTCTTCGGTGCCCTGCTCGCGCCCGCAGCCATGTCTTTGGTGGTCAACAGCTTCCGTGAGACCACGGAAGAGCGGCACGCGTTCGGCATCTTCGGGGCGGTGATCGGCGCGGCCAGCACCGCCGGCCTATTGGTGGGTGGCGTCCTCACCCAACTGCTCACCTGGCGATGGGTCATGTATGTCAGCGTGCTCATGACAATGCTCGCCCTGGCCGGAACGCTGATATTCGTCAGAAGGTACCCCGCCGGGCAACGTCGCCAACTCGATCTCCTGGGCTCGCTCACCGTCACCGTGGGACTCTTCGCCATCGTGTTCGGCTTCTCCCGCGCGGAGATTCGAGGATGGACTGCGGGCATCACGATGACGTCCTTCGCCATCGGGCTGATATTGATCGGCGTCTTCGTCCGCCATCAGCGCCACAGCAAGAATCCGCTACTGCCCTTGCACGTCGTTTTCGATCGCACTCGCGGAGCGGCCTTTCTGGCCATGTTCTTCGCCAGCGCAGGACTTTTCGGAGTAGTGCTGTCACTTCTGTACTACCTGCAACGGTGCCTACATCTGGCTCCGTTGTGGGCGGGGGTGGCATTTCTGCCCTTCTCCGCGACCGTTGTCGTCGCCTCAACCTTCGGCAACAGCTTCATGCTGCCGCGCCTCAACGCCCGCACCGTACTCATCGTCGGCGGAGTCACGGCCGCATTCGGACTACTGATACTGAGCCATATCGACTCGCACGCAGACTATTACACGGCAATACTGCCGGGACTAGTCATCGGCGGACTCGGCAAGGGCCTCATCTTCGGTGCGTCCACCCATGGCGCGGCCTCCGGCATTCATCCCGAGGAGTCCGGGATTGCCTCCGCCACAGTCAACGTGATGCATCACGTGGGCGGTTCCATGGGAGCTGCCCTGCTGAGCAGCGTCGTCGCGTCGACGGCCACGTTCTTCCTCGCCCGTCATGCGTCAAGCGATCAAGCGGCCGCGGCCGGCTACTCGGCGGCGTTCTGGGTGTCCGCGGCAAGCTGCCTCGCCGCCGCGGCGATCGCGCTCATCGTGAGTCCCACCCGGCCAAAGACCACGGAGCCGGATCTATCCGAAAGCTATTGCGCAACAATCCACTAG